In Thermococcus sp., a single window of DNA contains:
- a CDS encoding DNA-binding protein — protein MAEDIEEIRKKKLLEMQKRLAEQQKAQEEAMRQEMELEAQLDAIMRRILTPEARERLGRVKLVKPELARQVELVLVQLYQAGQIREPIDDPKLKRILAQVDSRTRRDYRIKW, from the coding sequence ATGGCCGAGGATATAGAGGAGATTCGGAAGAAGAAGCTCCTTGAGATGCAGAAGCGCCTTGCGGAGCAGCAGAAGGCCCAGGAGGAGGCAATGAGGCAGGAGATGGAGCTTGAAGCTCAGCTCGATGCCATCATGAGGCGCATCTTAACTCCGGAAGCCAGAGAACGGCTCGGCCGCGTTAAGCTCGTTAAACCCGAGCTCGCGAGACAGGTGGAACTGGTCTTGGTCCAGCTCTATCAAGCGGGTCAGATAAGAGAACCCATCGATGACCCCAAGCTCAAGAGAATACTGGCCCAGGTGGATTCTAGGACGAGAAGGGACTACAGGATAAAATGGTGA